The Sulfitobacter donghicola DSW-25 = KCTC 12864 = JCM 14565 genome has a segment encoding these proteins:
- a CDS encoding type I polyketide synthase codes for MTEQSHNISVHGEDIAIVGMAVNVPGAQTVAAFWDNLRDGVSSIRKLTEEELLAAGETPQNIARKNYVRAAADLKGFETFDADFFGFSPKDAAILDPQHRKFLEVAWEAMEQAGHVPENVAGPIGVYAGCGMGSYFYFNICSNPDLVDDVGMFLLRHTGNDKDFLSTRVSHVFDLKGPSINLQTACSTSLVAIHYAAAALRAGEVDMALAGGVTIELPQGRGYVFKENEILSPDGECHAFDHRAQGTVFGSGAGCVALKRLSDAQADGDHIWAVIKGSAINNDGAAKAGYLAPSVDGQAEAIGKALDASGVAADQIELVECHGTGTYLGDPIEVAALTEAYRTQTDKEDYARIGSVKTNIGHLDTAAGVAGLVKATLALHNDAMPASLGFEAPNPAIGFEGSPFSVNDKLTPWPRRATPRYAAINALGVGGTNAHAILGEAPLQTPSEESDFPFHALCISGRSKAALDANTAALAAHLRAHPEQDLADVAHTLKNGRRGFERRRVVVAETHEEAATLLEAGDTRRVFTHQVLGVAPEVVFMFPGGGAQYPDMARDLYETEPAFAEAMDRGLDHLAPQLDYDIRALWLPEGDKEAAAETLKKPSAQLPLIAIVEYALAQLWMSWGVKPAAMVGHSMGENVAACLAGVMTFENLIDLVLLRGRLFDTVPAGGMLSVPLSLEATKGYLGDDLDIASVNGPELTAVSGPDAALQALAERLAADDVESQRIAIDIAAHSRMLEPILNDYRTFLRGLDLKAPSMAFMSNRTGVAITPAQATSPDYWVEQLRNTVNFADCIDTLSQEEGRVFLEVGPGKALSSLAQMCPAVKPAQVLSSLRHPDQDIADDMYFMGIIGRLWACGVEADWDQIWGEARRNRVVLPTYQFQRSPYFIEPSEQAVAERAPEIARIDDVSEWGAVPSWRAKYADVDADIEAALTSAKNDIWLIFADADGVAQPAIERLRATGAQVSVVQAADSFADMGDGQFTLAPEQGREGYDALMAALVAAERTPTRIAHFWGVTREQTHRPGSSFYDRMLEQGFYSLLWLGQTLAELEAPAPIHLSVFTNGATQVASEPLPYPEKAMISGPAGVMPHEISDLTVSTIDLVLPELAEPKGVFARRAAPEVQIDVTGPVLEELLATPENAVVALRDGRRFVQSFRSQKLATPEAPSFKQGGTYLITGGFGGIGQTIAADLLASYGARVILLSRSALPARKDWDRVLATTHAGDATARRIRAVQSLEALGGRVEVAAGDVVNVAQMRKVIDGLLSQGPIDGVIHAAGVLDDAPLLGKTQAQVDAVLAPKVQGLRVLDQLLPDGTVDLMVLFASTSTATRAAGQVDYVAANEYLNAFAKSRAAGDTRVVAVNWGVWADVGMAAEAVGHAPVESLPPRKLDAPLLDTIEVLEGETRFATTLHAKSDWVLDQHRMADGTAVMPGTGMVEAFAQAARNAGLDAPFALRDLYFLRAFEAPEGAPRTMRLSLERQAEGFSASLLSDCVFEGQLGWQIHAETLISNVKSDAQSIDLEAISSKLGAVQEHDGAHMPTPQEAHLNFGPQWQVLRARQLGDGQGLARLMLEAPVEAGQILHPGLMDLATGWAVELASGYDGADLWVPMSYGEITVYEALPTEIYSLVKLSASGEDNARFDVTICDASGKVLVEVRDFAMTRLAGGFAAQSAPLSAAEVSFDAEPNAEPTTQSEAEERLAYMVSQGITAAEGPKALARALAADVPQVYVSSLPLQALIEQADTPPRELPKGQSFERTDLEGFVEPQGPVQIELAQMWSTLLGVSPVGADDSFFDLGGHSLIAVRLFAAVKREFGVEFPISVLFEAPTIADIAARITAQTGEVPVSGNENTKDQPAGFTHLVPLNGVNPSGASPLFVVAGMFGNVLNLRHLALQFADTRAVFGLQARGLIGDSEPHETIEEAAADYIAEIRQVQPHGPYLLSGFSGGGITAYEMARQLKADGETVAVLALLDTPLPVRPSLGKLDKALIKIAEFRQKGPRYLVEWVQNRIAWEKSKRAGKAEEPVGAQFNNTKIEAAFLNAVGQYQTPDWQGEMTLLRPVLDRKFKVSGGNWVSDAREYVFADNEWTQYAPKVTVIEVPGDHDSMVLSPNVVVMASELREIIADALAADLPQQATAAE; via the coding sequence ATGACTGAGCAGAGTCACAATATTTCAGTGCATGGCGAAGATATCGCCATCGTTGGCATGGCCGTAAATGTTCCAGGGGCGCAGACTGTTGCGGCTTTCTGGGATAACTTGCGCGATGGGGTGTCCTCCATTCGCAAGCTGACAGAGGAAGAACTGTTGGCAGCTGGTGAGACTCCGCAAAACATCGCCCGTAAGAATTATGTGCGCGCGGCCGCTGACCTGAAAGGGTTTGAGACGTTTGACGCCGATTTCTTTGGCTTCTCCCCCAAAGACGCGGCCATTCTGGACCCCCAGCACCGCAAGTTTCTAGAAGTCGCATGGGAAGCGATGGAGCAGGCAGGGCATGTTCCTGAAAATGTCGCTGGCCCCATTGGTGTTTATGCAGGCTGCGGTATGGGCAGCTATTTCTATTTCAACATCTGCTCAAACCCTGATCTGGTTGATGATGTCGGGATGTTCCTGTTGCGCCATACGGGCAATGACAAGGATTTCCTCTCAACCCGTGTGAGCCATGTGTTTGACCTGAAGGGCCCGTCGATCAACCTTCAGACGGCCTGTTCCACATCCTTGGTTGCGATCCACTATGCCGCTGCTGCGTTGCGCGCGGGCGAGGTGGATATGGCGCTGGCGGGTGGCGTGACGATTGAGCTGCCTCAGGGCCGTGGTTATGTGTTTAAAGAAAATGAAATCCTGTCACCTGACGGCGAATGCCACGCATTTGATCACCGTGCCCAAGGCACTGTGTTTGGATCAGGCGCGGGCTGTGTTGCGCTAAAGCGTCTGTCGGATGCCCAAGCTGACGGAGACCATATTTGGGCCGTTATCAAAGGGTCGGCCATCAACAATGATGGCGCGGCCAAGGCTGGATATCTGGCACCTTCCGTTGACGGGCAGGCCGAAGCCATTGGCAAGGCGCTTGATGCATCTGGCGTTGCAGCGGATCAGATCGAGCTGGTCGAATGCCACGGCACAGGCACCTATCTGGGGGACCCGATTGAGGTTGCCGCCCTGACCGAGGCCTACCGCACACAGACCGACAAAGAAGATTACGCGCGCATTGGGTCGGTGAAAACCAACATTGGTCACCTCGACACGGCAGCGGGTGTTGCTGGGCTAGTTAAGGCCACGCTGGCGCTGCACAATGATGCGATGCCTGCGTCGTTGGGGTTTGAGGCGCCAAACCCTGCAATTGGATTTGAAGGCAGCCCGTTCTCTGTGAATGACAAGCTCACACCGTGGCCGCGCCGCGCAACGCCACGTTATGCGGCGATCAATGCGCTTGGCGTTGGGGGGACAAATGCCCATGCGATTTTGGGTGAGGCGCCCCTGCAAACCCCATCGGAAGAAAGCGATTTTCCCTTTCATGCGCTGTGCATTTCGGGCCGCTCCAAAGCGGCACTAGATGCAAATACCGCAGCCCTTGCCGCCCATCTGCGGGCGCACCCTGAACAGGATTTGGCCGATGTTGCCCATACGTTGAAAAACGGGCGGCGCGGGTTTGAACGCCGTCGCGTTGTGGTCGCCGAAACACATGAAGAGGCCGCAACCCTGCTAGAGGCGGGCGATACCCGCCGCGTCTTTACCCACCAAGTCCTTGGCGTTGCGCCTGAGGTTGTGTTCATGTTCCCTGGTGGCGGGGCGCAATACCCCGATATGGCCCGCGACCTATACGAGACCGAGCCAGCCTTTGCCGAGGCGATGGATCGCGGTTTGGATCACCTCGCGCCGCAACTGGATTACGATATTCGTGCCTTGTGGTTGCCTGAGGGTGATAAAGAGGCGGCAGCGGAAACGCTCAAAAAACCGTCTGCGCAACTGCCGCTCATCGCGATTGTAGAATACGCGCTGGCGCAGCTGTGGATGAGCTGGGGCGTGAAGCCTGCTGCGATGGTTGGCCATTCGATGGGCGAAAACGTAGCCGCCTGTTTGGCTGGCGTGATGACGTTTGAAAACCTGATTGATCTGGTGCTGCTGCGGGGGCGCCTGTTTGATACCGTGCCAGCGGGTGGGATGCTTAGCGTGCCTTTGTCGCTGGAGGCGACCAAGGGGTATTTGGGTGATGATCTGGACATTGCCAGTGTTAATGGCCCCGAACTCACCGCTGTTTCTGGCCCTGACGCTGCGCTGCAAGCGTTGGCAGAGCGGCTGGCGGCGGATGACGTGGAAAGCCAGCGCATTGCCATTGATATCGCCGCCCACAGCCGCATGCTGGAGCCGATCCTGAATGATTACCGCACCTTCCTGAGGGGGCTGGACCTCAAAGCGCCCAGCATGGCGTTTATGTCCAACCGCACAGGCGTGGCCATCACCCCCGCGCAAGCGACAAGCCCCGATTATTGGGTGGAACAGCTGCGCAATACAGTGAATTTTGCAGATTGCATCGATACGCTCAGCCAAGAAGAAGGTCGGGTTTTCCTAGAGGTTGGACCGGGAAAGGCGCTGTCCTCTCTTGCGCAGATGTGTCCGGCGGTGAAACCCGCCCAAGTGCTCAGCTCTTTGCGCCATCCGGATCAGGATATCGCGGATGATATGTATTTCATGGGCATCATCGGCAGGCTCTGGGCCTGCGGTGTTGAGGCCGATTGGGATCAGATCTGGGGTGAGGCACGCCGCAACCGTGTGGTGCTACCAACCTATCAATTCCAACGCAGCCCCTATTTCATTGAGCCAAGCGAACAGGCCGTGGCCGAACGTGCGCCAGAAATCGCGCGCATCGATGATGTTTCTGAATGGGGCGCGGTTCCCAGCTGGCGTGCAAAATACGCCGATGTTGATGCGGATATTGAGGCGGCTCTGACATCTGCAAAGAATGATATCTGGTTGATCTTTGCCGATGCAGACGGCGTTGCGCAGCCCGCGATTGAGCGCCTGCGCGCAACTGGTGCCCAAGTGAGCGTTGTTCAGGCGGCTGACAGCTTTGCGGATATGGGGGATGGTCAGTTCACTTTGGCCCCTGAGCAGGGTCGTGAAGGCTATGACGCGCTGATGGCGGCCTTGGTCGCGGCCGAGCGTACCCCGACGCGTATCGCTCATTTCTGGGGGGTTACACGCGAGCAAACCCATCGCCCTGGCAGCAGTTTTTATGATCGTATGTTGGAGCAGGGGTTTTACAGCCTTCTATGGCTTGGCCAAACGCTGGCCGAGCTGGAGGCGCCCGCGCCAATCCATCTGAGCGTGTTCACCAACGGTGCAACGCAGGTTGCGTCCGAACCGCTCCCTTATCCTGAAAAGGCGATGATTAGCGGCCCTGCAGGGGTGATGCCACATGAGATCAGCGATCTGACGGTATCGACCATTGATCTGGTGCTGCCTGAGCTCGCAGAGCCGAAAGGGGTGTTCGCACGTCGGGCTGCACCTGAGGTTCAGATCGACGTTACAGGGCCTGTCCTTGAGGAATTGCTGGCCACACCAGAGAATGCGGTTGTGGCGCTACGCGATGGCCGCCGCTTTGTTCAAAGTTTCCGCAGCCAAAAGTTGGCGACGCCTGAGGCTCCCTCCTTCAAGCAAGGCGGTACCTATCTGATAACTGGTGGTTTTGGCGGGATCGGCCAGACCATTGCCGCGGATTTGTTAGCATCCTACGGGGCCCGCGTTATCTTGCTGAGCCGCAGTGCCTTGCCTGCGCGCAAAGATTGGGATCGCGTATTGGCCACGACCCATGCGGGGGACGCGACCGCGCGTCGTATCCGTGCTGTTCAATCGCTTGAGGCTTTGGGTGGCCGCGTTGAGGTGGCCGCTGGCGATGTGGTGAACGTTGCACAGATGCGCAAGGTGATTGACGGGTTGCTATCGCAGGGGCCAATCGACGGGGTGATCCATGCGGCAGGTGTGTTGGATGACGCGCCGCTGCTGGGGAAAACGCAAGCGCAGGTTGATGCTGTGCTCGCGCCAAAAGTCCAAGGTCTGCGGGTATTGGACCAATTGCTACCCGATGGGACCGTTGATCTGATGGTTCTGTTCGCCTCGACCTCGACGGCGACACGTGCCGCAGGGCAGGTCGATTATGTTGCCGCCAATGAATATTTGAACGCTTTTGCCAAAAGCCGCGCTGCGGGTGACACGCGCGTTGTTGCGGTGAACTGGGGCGTTTGGGCGGATGTTGGTATGGCTGCCGAGGCCGTCGGCCACGCACCGGTTGAGAGCCTGCCACCACGCAAGCTGGATGCGCCCTTGTTGGACACAATCGAAGTGCTGGAAGGTGAGACACGCTTTGCGACGACGTTGCACGCGAAATCCGATTGGGTTCTGGATCAGCACCGCATGGCGGATGGCACGGCGGTCATGCCTGGAACGGGCATGGTCGAAGCCTTTGCCCAAGCGGCACGAAACGCGGGATTGGATGCGCCGTTTGCTTTGCGCGATCTGTATTTCCTGCGCGCCTTTGAAGCGCCAGAGGGGGCACCACGGACCATGCGCCTGTCGCTGGAACGTCAGGCTGAGGGCTTTAGCGCCAGCTTGCTAAGCGATTGCGTTTTCGAGGGACAGCTCGGGTGGCAAATTCATGCCGAAACCTTAATCTCAAATGTTAAGAGTGACGCGCAATCTATTGATCTTGAAGCGATTTCATCAAAGCTAGGTGCCGTTCAGGAACACGATGGCGCGCATATGCCAACGCCGCAAGAGGCCCATCTGAACTTTGGTCCGCAATGGCAGGTTTTGCGGGCGCGGCAGTTAGGTGACGGGCAAGGTTTGGCGCGTTTGATGCTGGAGGCTCCGGTAGAGGCTGGGCAAATTCTGCACCCTGGTTTGATGGATCTCGCGACAGGTTGGGCGGTTGAACTGGCTTCGGGATATGACGGGGCGGACCTTTGGGTGCCGATGTCTTACGGTGAAATCACCGTCTATGAGGCGCTGCCGACAGAGATTTACAGCTTGGTCAAACTTTCGGCATCAGGCGAAGATAACGCCCGTTTCGATGTAACGATTTGCGATGCTTCGGGTAAGGTTTTGGTCGAAGTTCGCGATTTTGCGATGACCCGTCTGGCGGGTGGGTTCGCGGCGCAATCTGCCCCGCTTAGTGCGGCAGAGGTTTCCTTTGACGCAGAGCCGAACGCCGAGCCAACAACGCAAAGCGAAGCCGAAGAGCGGCTGGCTTATATGGTTTCCCAAGGGATCACTGCGGCCGAAGGGCCAAAAGCCTTGGCGCGCGCATTGGCTGCGGATGTGCCGCAGGTCTATGTTTCATCTTTGCCCTTGCAAGCATTGATCGAGCAGGCGGATACGCCGCCGCGTGAGCTGCCCAAGGGCCAAAGCTTTGAGCGGACGGACCTTGAAGGGTTTGTGGAACCGCAGGGGCCTGTCCAGATTGAACTGGCGCAGATGTGGTCAACCTTGCTGGGGGTCTCGCCTGTTGGTGCTGATGACAGTTTCTTTGATCTGGGGGGGCATTCATTGATCGCGGTGCGGTTGTTTGCTGCCGTTAAACGTGAATTCGGGGTCGAGTTCCCGATTTCTGTTTTGTTTGAAGCCCCCACAATTGCCGATATTGCAGCACGGATCACGGCGCAGACTGGCGAGGTTCCGGTTTCGGGCAACGAAAATACCAAGGACCAGCCAGCTGGGTTTACCCATCTTGTGCCGCTGAACGGGGTTAACCCGTCAGGCGCTTCGCCATTGTTTGTGGTAGCGGGAATGTTTGGCAATGTCTTGAACCTACGCCATCTAGCGCTTCAATTTGCTGATACGCGGGCGGTGTTTGGGTTGCAGGCGCGTGGGCTGATTGGCGACAGCGAACCGCATGAAACGATCGAGGAAGCCGCAGCTGATTACATTGCTGAAATTCGGCAGGTTCAGCCGCATGGCCCCTACCTTTTGTCCGGTTTCTCTGGCGGCGGAATCACGGCTTATGAGATGGCCCGTCAGCTAAAGGCTGATGGTGAAACGGTTGCGGTGCTGGCGCTGCTGGATACGCCGCTGCCGGTACGTCCTAGCCTTGGAAAGCTGGACAAGGCCTTGATAAAGATAGCAGAGTTCCGCCAGAAAGGGCCGCGCTATTTGGTTGAGTGGGTACAGAACCGTATCGCATGGGAAAAATCCAAGCGGGCTGGAAAAGCCGAAGAACCAGTCGGCGCGCAGTTTAACAACACCAAGATCGAAGCGGCTTTCCTAAATGCAGTTGGCCAGTACCAGACACCTGATTGGCAGGGGGAAATGACACTGCTGCGTCCTGTGTTGGATCGCAAATTCAAAGTATCAGGTGGTAACTGGGTCAGCGACGCCCGTGAGTATGTTTTTGCTGACAATGAGTGGACCCAATATGCGCCAAAGGTCACCGTGATCGAGGTGCCTGGGGATCACGATAGCATGGTTCTTTCGCCCAACGTTGTTGTGATGGCGTCCGAGTTGCGTGAAATCATTGCTGATGCGCTGGCGGCAGATTTGCCCCAGCAGGCCACCGCGGCGGAGTAA
- a CDS encoding glycosyltransferase family 2 protein produces MTHPTVLCVLLNFRTPEMTLRAAEAALADLHPLGGELIIVDNASGDGSFEMISNEVAARGWGEGGLVRVVPSAVNGGFGAGNNIGLSMVRSDGQAPDYYYVLNSDAFPDAGCIAALVNQLEADPKAGFACSHIRGEDDVVHTTAFRFPSIAGEFVDAARLGVIEKLLPKASVPMAQPHETCRVDWSAGASMMIRKSMLDEIGTFDETFFLYFEETDLCLRAGRAGWSCWYVPDSRVVHIGSVSTGMKTKRRMPSYWYDSRRHYFIKNHGRVYALAALLAHLAGGLLHRLRVGLAGRRPQDPKWFLTDLLSHAVTPYRTSPEDLS; encoded by the coding sequence ATGACCCATCCGACCGTATTGTGCGTTTTGTTAAACTTTCGCACGCCCGAAATGACCCTACGCGCAGCCGAGGCGGCATTGGCGGATTTGCACCCTTTGGGGGGCGAATTGATCATTGTTGATAACGCCTCTGGGGATGGTTCATTCGAGATGATCTCAAACGAAGTCGCCGCGCGTGGCTGGGGTGAGGGCGGTTTGGTGCGGGTTGTACCCTCTGCGGTGAATGGCGGCTTTGGCGCTGGAAACAACATCGGCCTATCGATGGTGCGCAGTGACGGGCAAGCCCCTGATTATTATTATGTTCTGAACTCGGATGCCTTTCCCGACGCGGGCTGCATTGCAGCGCTGGTGAACCAGCTAGAGGCCGATCCAAAGGCGGGTTTTGCCTGTAGCCATATTCGCGGCGAAGACGATGTTGTTCACACGACGGCCTTTCGCTTTCCCAGCATCGCGGGTGAATTCGTTGACGCTGCCCGTCTGGGGGTTATCGAAAAGCTGTTGCCAAAGGCCTCGGTGCCGATGGCGCAGCCCCATGAAACCTGTCGGGTGGATTGGAGCGCTGGCGCGTCCATGATGATCCGCAAATCCATGCTGGATGAGATCGGGACATTTGACGAAACCTTCTTTTTGTATTTCGAAGAAACTGATTTGTGTTTGCGGGCTGGACGCGCTGGCTGGTCATGTTGGTACGTGCCTGACAGCCGCGTTGTTCACATTGGATCGGTTTCAACAGGGATGAAGACCAAACGGCGCATGCCGTCCTATTGGTACGATTCCCGCCGCCACTATTTTATCAAAAACCATGGTCGTGTTTATGCGCTTGCCGCTTTGTTGGCGCATCTTGCGGGGGGGCTTTTGCACCGCTTGCGTGTGGGGTTGGCAGGGCGCCGCCCCCAAGATCCAAAGTGGTTTTTGACTGATTTACTATCCCATGCGGTTACACCTTACCGCACGTCCCCGGAGGACTTATCATGA